A DNA window from Thiopseudomonas alkaliphila contains the following coding sequences:
- a CDS encoding MlaC/ttg2D family ABC transporter substrate-binding protein gives MITMMRRGFLALLLSLPLLAIAAAPLSPQQVVQETTSKLLQDLKANKEHYRNSPQAFYQAMDNILGPVVDADGISRSVMTVRYSRQASPAQMAKFQENFKQGLMQFYGNALLEYDNQDIKVLPMGVQRDPKRAEVKMEVTDNKGVVYPLSYTMVIKNNQWMMRNVIINGINVGKLFRDQFAEAMQKNGGNLDKVIDDWVEIIGKTREEHK, from the coding sequence ATGATAACGATGATGCGTCGTGGCTTTTTAGCCTTGCTACTTAGCTTGCCGTTGTTGGCCATTGCTGCCGCCCCATTAAGCCCGCAGCAAGTAGTACAAGAAACTACCTCTAAATTGCTACAGGATTTGAAAGCGAATAAAGAGCACTACAGAAATAGTCCGCAAGCTTTTTATCAGGCAATGGATAATATTTTAGGACCAGTAGTGGATGCTGATGGGATTTCACGCAGTGTAATGACGGTGCGCTATTCACGTCAGGCCAGTCCTGCACAGATGGCTAAATTTCAGGAAAACTTTAAGCAGGGTTTAATGCAGTTCTATGGCAATGCCTTGCTTGAATACGACAACCAAGACATCAAAGTATTGCCAATGGGAGTGCAGCGTGACCCTAAGCGTGCTGAAGTAAAAATGGAAGTAACCGATAATAAAGGCGTGGTTTATCCGCTGTCTTACACCATGGTAATTAAAAATAATCAGTGGATGATGCGCAACGTAATTATTAATGGAATTAACGTGGGTAAGTTGTTCCGTGATCAATTTGCTGAAGCGATGCAAAAAAACGGTGGCAACCTTGATAAGGTGATTGATGATTGGGTTGAAATCATTGGTAAAACCCGTGAAGAGCACAAATAA
- a CDS encoding TSUP family transporter: MFPLELAIDPSIILALAAVAFIAGFIDAIAGGGGLLTIPALLMAGLPPHLVLGTNKLSATFGSATAALTFYRRKLFKPAKWRTGLLFTFIGAITGAVIAQYMPASWLNQMLPIIVFSCGLYLLFNPTPPIMDNDEIEIKKGRQAPQGFTLGFYDGVAGPGTGAFWTVSTLMLYPIDLLRASGVARSMNFISNITALTIFILAGQVAWVLGISMGLAMMGGAILGAKAAIRGGNKLIRPVFILVVLALTARLAWQHWVS, encoded by the coding sequence ATGTTTCCACTTGAACTCGCCATTGATCCTAGCATTATCCTCGCTTTAGCTGCGGTCGCTTTTATTGCCGGCTTTATTGATGCCATTGCTGGCGGCGGCGGACTCCTCACCATTCCAGCCTTACTAATGGCAGGCCTACCCCCACACTTGGTATTAGGTACCAATAAGCTCAGTGCCACCTTTGGCTCTGCTACGGCAGCCCTGACCTTTTACCGTCGCAAACTCTTTAAGCCGGCCAAATGGCGCACCGGCCTACTCTTTACCTTTATTGGTGCAATTACTGGCGCAGTCATCGCTCAATACATGCCTGCCAGCTGGCTCAATCAAATGCTGCCGATCATTGTCTTTAGCTGTGGTTTGTATTTATTGTTTAATCCCACTCCGCCCATTATGGATAATGATGAGATTGAAATTAAAAAAGGCCGCCAAGCTCCGCAAGGCTTTACTCTAGGCTTTTATGATGGCGTAGCAGGACCTGGCACCGGCGCATTCTGGACCGTGAGCACCTTAATGCTCTATCCGATTGATTTATTACGTGCCAGCGGCGTTGCGCGCAGCATGAACTTTATTAGTAACATTACCGCGCTGACGATTTTTATTTTAGCCGGTCAGGTAGCCTGGGTATTAGGCATTAGCATGGGATTAGCGATGATGGGGGGCGCGATTTTAGGCGCCAAAGCGGCGATTCGCGGCGGCAACAAATTAATCCGCCCAGTGTTTATTTTAGTCGTATTAGCCCTTACTGCGCGCTTAGCGTGGCAACACTGGGTTAGCTGA
- the lptA gene encoding lipopolysaccharide transport periplasmic protein LptA — protein sequence MKFASPSSIFLALSLACASSAAVALPSDREQPIRIQADSAELDDKQGVAVYRGNVIITQGSMVVKGNTVTITQTPDGEIETFTSVGRPAYYEQKPEQNKGLVKAYGLTIQYFVAKDRIVLTDQAKVTQDGNTFEGEKIVYDTQRQIVNAGRATDSKITTPRPRIDMVIQPKKK from the coding sequence ATGAAGTTCGCTAGCCCTTCATCCATTTTTCTCGCTCTATCCCTTGCCTGCGCCAGTAGTGCTGCTGTGGCTTTACCTTCAGATCGTGAGCAACCAATCCGTATCCAAGCCGACAGCGCAGAGCTCGATGATAAACAAGGAGTTGCTGTGTATCGCGGCAATGTCATCATCACCCAAGGCAGCATGGTGGTTAAAGGCAATACCGTTACCATTACCCAAACGCCAGATGGCGAGATTGAAACCTTTACCTCAGTTGGCCGCCCAGCGTACTACGAGCAAAAACCAGAGCAAAACAAAGGTCTCGTTAAGGCCTATGGCTTAACTATTCAATACTTTGTAGCAAAAGACCGTATCGTTCTTACCGATCAGGCTAAAGTAACCCAAGACGGCAACACCTTTGAGGGTGAGAAAATTGTCTACGACACTCAACGCCAAATCGTAAATGCTGGCCGCGCTACCGACTCTAAGATCACCACACCACGTCCGCGGATTGATATGGTGATTCAACCGAAGAAGAAATAA
- a CDS encoding STAS domain-containing protein, whose protein sequence is MAAAEINLQNQQLSLRGVLDYRTAPALLRQGKALIASAEGATLEINCTEVSKSSSVGLALVLAFMREGLRGNKQLSIVGLPKDMQQIAEVCQLSPLLAATTK, encoded by the coding sequence ATGGCAGCGGCAGAAATTAATTTGCAAAATCAGCAGCTTAGCTTGCGAGGTGTGCTAGATTATCGCACGGCGCCAGCGCTGCTGCGCCAAGGTAAAGCACTGATTGCCTCGGCAGAAGGTGCTACCCTTGAAATCAACTGCACCGAGGTTAGTAAGTCCAGTAGTGTGGGATTGGCCTTGGTGTTGGCATTTATGCGTGAAGGGCTACGCGGCAATAAACAGTTGTCGATTGTCGGCTTACCCAAAGACATGCAACAAATTGCCGAAGTGTGTCAGTTATCGCCATTATTGGCTGCAACAACTAAGTGA
- a CDS encoding ATP-binding cassette domain-containing protein, which yields MSLSTEYAVELKNLSFKRGDRYIFKGIDLSIPRGKVTGIMGPSGCGKTTLMRLIAAQLKPAAGEVWVNGKNLPTLSRADLFDMRKEFGVLFQSGALFTDLNVFENVAFPLRVHTTLSEELIHDVVLMKLQAVGLRGAVDLMPDELSGGMKRRVALARAIALDPDILIYDEPFVGQDPIAKGVLVRLIRLLNDALGITSILVSHDLAETASISDYLYLVGDTQVLAQGTPAELMQSEDPKVKQFMQGIPDGPVPFHFNAPDLRSAFLGSK from the coding sequence ATGTCGTTATCGACTGAATATGCCGTAGAGCTAAAAAATCTCAGCTTTAAACGCGGCGATCGCTATATCTTCAAAGGTATCGATTTGAGTATTCCGCGCGGTAAGGTTACCGGCATCATGGGACCGTCAGGCTGTGGTAAAACTACGCTGATGCGCTTAATCGCTGCACAATTAAAGCCTGCCGCGGGTGAGGTGTGGGTTAATGGTAAAAACCTGCCAACCTTATCGCGTGCAGATTTATTTGATATGCGTAAAGAGTTTGGGGTGCTGTTTCAAAGTGGGGCGCTGTTTACTGATCTGAACGTCTTTGAAAACGTGGCCTTTCCGTTACGCGTGCACACCACACTGTCTGAAGAGTTGATTCATGATGTGGTACTAATGAAGTTGCAAGCGGTTGGTTTACGAGGTGCGGTGGACTTAATGCCTGATGAGCTATCAGGTGGAATGAAGCGGCGAGTAGCATTAGCTCGAGCGATTGCACTGGATCCAGATATTTTAATTTATGATGAACCCTTTGTTGGTCAGGATCCAATTGCTAAAGGGGTGTTGGTGCGATTAATTCGCTTACTGAATGATGCCTTAGGCATTACCAGTATTTTAGTCTCCCATGACCTAGCTGAAACTGCCAGTATTTCGGATTATCTCTATTTAGTAGGAGATACCCAAGTGTTGGCTCAGGGAACCCCAGCAGAGCTAATGCAATCAGAGGACCCTAAGGTTAAACAATTTATGCAGGGAATACCGGATGGGCCAGTGCCATTTCACTTTAATGCGCCTGACTTGCGTAGTGCATTCTTAGGGAGCAAATAA
- a CDS encoding KpsF/GutQ family sugar-phosphate isomerase has protein sequence MSTASSLIQSATQAIALEVEAINHLKQRIDQRFAEACQLILNCSGRVVVVGMGKSGHIGRKIAATLASTGTPAFFVHPAEASHGDMGMITANDVVLALSNSGSTHEIVTLLPLIKRLGITLISMTGNSESPLAQAAAVNLDASVEQEACPLNLAPTSSTTVALVLGDALAIALLEAKGFTPEQFAFSHPGGALGRRLLLKVEHVMHSGEELPCVAKGVELRHALLEMTQKGLGMTLILDNQGHLAGVFTDGDLRRALDKGIDVRTATIDQLMTTHPKSAHPEMLAAEALKIMEDHKISSLPVIDQQGLAIGALNMHDLLRAGVI, from the coding sequence ATGTCGACCGCCTCTTCTTTGATTCAATCCGCCACCCAAGCCATCGCCTTAGAAGTGGAGGCTATTAATCACCTTAAACAACGGATTGATCAGCGCTTCGCCGAAGCCTGCCAGCTTATTCTTAATTGCAGTGGGCGTGTAGTTGTGGTGGGGATGGGCAAGTCTGGACATATCGGGCGCAAAATTGCTGCCACCTTAGCCAGCACCGGTACGCCTGCATTTTTTGTCCACCCAGCAGAGGCCAGTCACGGCGATATGGGCATGATTACTGCTAATGACGTGGTGTTAGCCCTATCTAACTCAGGCTCGACCCATGAAATTGTCACCTTACTGCCACTGATTAAGCGCCTCGGGATTACCTTAATCAGCATGACCGGCAATAGCGAATCCCCTCTCGCTCAAGCCGCTGCGGTAAATTTAGATGCCAGCGTAGAACAAGAAGCTTGCCCCCTGAATCTTGCCCCTACCTCTTCCACCACTGTGGCTTTGGTATTAGGCGATGCCTTGGCGATTGCCCTACTAGAAGCCAAAGGCTTTACCCCTGAGCAGTTTGCTTTTTCACATCCAGGCGGCGCTTTAGGGCGCCGTTTATTGCTTAAAGTCGAGCATGTGATGCACAGCGGTGAAGAGCTGCCTTGCGTGGCCAAAGGCGTTGAACTGCGTCATGCGCTGTTAGAAATGACCCAAAAAGGCTTAGGTATGACCCTGATTCTTGATAACCAAGGCCATTTAGCTGGCGTGTTTACCGATGGCGACTTGCGCCGCGCCCTAGACAAAGGCATTGATGTGCGCACTGCCACCATTGATCAGCTCATGACTACCCACCCTAAATCAGCACATCCTGAGATGTTGGCGGCCGAAGCCTTAAAAATTATGGAAGACCATAAAATCAGCTCACTGCCAGTGATTGATCAACAGGGATTAGCCATTGGCGCACTAAATATGCATGATCTATTACGCGCGGGAGTTATTTAA
- the mlaE gene encoding lipid asymmetry maintenance ABC transporter permease subunit MlaE codes for MAAKSWLDRIALFGRSGLDVVQALGRSTVFLMRALLGRKGAGSSWRLLVKQLYSVGVLSLAIIVVSGLFIGMVLALQGYSILVDFGSEQAVGQMVSLTLLRELGPVVTALLFAGRAGSALTAEIGNMKSTEQLSSLEMIGVDPLKYIIAPRLWAGFISMPLLSAIFTVVGIWGGAMVAVDWLGVYDGSYWGNMQNSVEFQKDVLNGVIKSVVFAFLVTWIAVFQGYDCEPTSEGISRATTRTVVYASLAVLGFDFILTALMFGDF; via the coding sequence ATGGCGGCAAAATCTTGGCTTGATCGTATTGCGTTATTTGGGCGCTCTGGACTCGATGTGGTTCAAGCGTTAGGGCGTTCTACGGTATTTTTAATGCGCGCCTTACTAGGGCGTAAGGGCGCTGGCAGCAGTTGGCGCTTGCTAGTGAAACAACTGTATTCGGTAGGGGTTTTATCCTTAGCCATTATCGTGGTTTCGGGCTTATTTATTGGCATGGTGTTAGCGTTACAAGGCTATAGCATCTTGGTCGATTTCGGTTCAGAGCAGGCGGTCGGGCAAATGGTGTCGCTCACCTTGCTGCGCGAATTAGGCCCGGTTGTCACGGCTTTACTGTTTGCAGGGCGTGCAGGTTCGGCGTTAACCGCAGAAATTGGCAATATGAAATCCACCGAGCAGTTATCTAGTTTAGAAATGATCGGGGTCGATCCGCTAAAGTACATCATTGCGCCACGTCTATGGGCTGGGTTTATTTCCATGCCTTTGCTGTCTGCGATTTTTACCGTGGTTGGTATCTGGGGTGGTGCCATGGTGGCAGTGGATTGGCTGGGGGTTTATGACGGCTCCTATTGGGGCAATATGCAAAACAGCGTTGAGTTTCAAAAAGATGTATTAAATGGGGTGATTAAAAGTGTGGTTTTTGCTTTTTTAGTCACCTGGATTGCGGTATTCCAAGGCTATGACTGCGAGCCCACCTCGGAGGGGATTAGCCGTGCAACCACACGAACCGTGGTGTACGCCTCGCTGGCGGTACTGGGTTTTGATTTTATTTTGACTGCATTAATGTTTGGAGATTTCTAA
- the lptC gene encoding LPS export ABC transporter periplasmic protein LptC, with protein sequence MFVKLTLPNYLRTFLLAVLIIAVFLAVGYWNFERRPEATVDRPIAVAAIQTIDFFVTNSHTLQFQEDGSVRYELRSEQLDHIQHNDQTLLTQPDLLLVRGTEYPWHITGDKGEVAAEGKEIELIDNVRVARTDAKQRPTILQTTRLTYFPDDEIAQTQQPVEIEAANGITHATGMKIYFKDSVMHLHSNVRGQHEVR encoded by the coding sequence CTGTTTGTGAAACTAACTCTGCCCAATTACTTACGGACTTTCTTGCTCGCAGTACTTATAATTGCTGTCTTTCTGGCTGTGGGTTACTGGAACTTTGAACGCCGCCCTGAAGCAACGGTAGATCGTCCTATCGCAGTAGCAGCTATACAGACTATCGATTTTTTTGTAACAAACTCACACACCTTACAGTTTCAAGAAGATGGATCGGTTCGCTATGAACTGCGCTCAGAGCAACTTGATCACATTCAACACAATGATCAAACCTTACTGACTCAGCCTGATTTATTGTTAGTGCGCGGCACTGAGTATCCTTGGCATATCACTGGCGACAAAGGTGAAGTGGCTGCCGAAGGCAAGGAAATTGAGCTTATTGATAATGTGCGGGTTGCCCGCACGGATGCTAAACAGCGTCCTACTATATTACAAACCACGCGTCTGACTTATTTTCCAGACGATGAAATTGCACAAACTCAACAACCAGTAGAAATTGAAGCAGCTAACGGCATCACTCACGCTACCGGTATGAAAATTTATTTTAAAGACAGTGTGATGCACTTACACTCAAACGTACGAGGCCAACATGAAGTTCGCTAG
- a CDS encoding YajD family HNH nuclease — MSKVEQIVRQTRAERERGYREKALRMYPHFCGRCGREFSGKRLSELTVHHRDHNHDNNPEDGSNWELLCLYCHDNEHQRQVDLHYQREEAAGQKAPQQTFKAFAGLADLLNKEH, encoded by the coding sequence ATGAGTAAAGTAGAGCAAATTGTCCGCCAAACCCGCGCCGAGCGTGAACGAGGCTACCGAGAAAAAGCCCTGCGCATGTACCCGCATTTTTGCGGACGCTGTGGCCGTGAGTTTAGTGGCAAGCGCTTAAGCGAACTCACCGTCCATCATCGTGACCATAATCATGACAACAACCCTGAGGACGGCTCAAACTGGGAGCTACTTTGCCTGTACTGCCACGACAATGAGCATCAGCGTCAAGTTGATTTGCATTACCAACGTGAAGAAGCGGCCGGACAAAAAGCTCCACAACAAACCTTTAAAGCCTTTGCCGGACTGGCTGACCTGCTCAATAAAGAGCATTAA
- a CDS encoding ABC transporter ATP-binding protein translates to MPNFAQDKLQWRYIKDLAWKQKKFLVLANLLAIFSALCAVPIPLLLPLLVDEVLLDQPAQAVNLMQSVLPSAWQQPIGYIACILLTTLLLRLAALLFNAGQARLFAQLAQNIIFAIRQRLLQRLQRISMAEYETLGSGTVTTHLVTDMNTLDQFIGETLSRLLVSVLTLAGTASILFWMHWQLALLILVFNPFVVFLTIKLGKKVRHLKRLENDSTAIFTQALSESLDAIHELRASNRQAYFFQGLTDKARTIRDRTTASQWRTNLASRLSGLLFQFGIDIFRAAAMLTVLFSDLSIGQMLAVFSYLWFIIGPVEQLLNLQYAYYAADGALARVNQLLAKTDEPQTPTLPLSIINWQQPLIRFEQVSFQYANQPLLNNLSFSINPGETVALVGASGGGKSTIAQLLLGLYQPDSGRITLNQQPIAALGYSAIRQHIAMVMQQPALFNSSVRDNLLLGRQATDSDCWQALRIAQLADTVEQMPEQLDTLIGRSGIKLSGGQKQRLAIARMIMSNPQMIILDEATSAVDTLTEQALHQQLSQFLQGKTTLIIAHRLSAVLQADRVLVLADGQIVQQGTHQQLLQQPGLYQQLYGSLQL, encoded by the coding sequence ATGCCTAATTTCGCACAAGATAAACTGCAGTGGCGTTATATTAAAGACTTAGCCTGGAAACAAAAAAAGTTTCTTGTGTTAGCGAACCTACTAGCGATTTTTTCCGCACTCTGCGCGGTGCCTATTCCGTTACTCTTACCACTTCTGGTCGACGAGGTATTGCTCGATCAACCAGCACAGGCCGTCAATCTGATGCAAAGCGTACTACCCAGCGCTTGGCAGCAGCCCATCGGCTATATTGCTTGCATCCTGCTGACTACCTTACTACTGCGCTTAGCTGCCTTACTGTTTAACGCGGGACAAGCTAGGCTGTTTGCTCAACTGGCACAAAATATTATTTTTGCGATTCGTCAGCGCTTACTGCAACGCCTGCAGCGAATTTCGATGGCCGAATATGAAACCCTAGGCTCAGGTACAGTCACTACCCACCTAGTGACTGATATGAACACCTTGGATCAGTTTATTGGGGAAACCCTGAGTCGCCTGCTAGTTTCAGTACTGACCTTGGCCGGCACTGCCTCAATCTTATTTTGGATGCACTGGCAGCTAGCATTACTGATTTTAGTGTTTAACCCATTCGTGGTGTTTCTCACCATTAAATTGGGGAAAAAAGTCCGCCACCTAAAACGCTTAGAAAATGACAGCACCGCTATCTTTACCCAGGCTTTAAGCGAGTCACTAGACGCCATTCATGAACTACGGGCGAGCAATCGCCAAGCTTACTTTTTTCAAGGACTGACCGACAAAGCTCGCACTATTCGTGACCGCACCACCGCCTCGCAATGGCGTACCAATCTTGCCTCACGCCTGAGCGGCTTATTATTTCAGTTCGGCATCGACATTTTTCGCGCTGCAGCCATGCTGACGGTGCTATTCTCTGACCTATCAATCGGCCAAATGCTCGCCGTTTTTAGCTATCTGTGGTTCATTATTGGCCCCGTTGAACAGCTACTTAACTTGCAATATGCCTACTACGCTGCCGATGGCGCGCTTGCACGGGTTAACCAGTTATTAGCTAAAACCGACGAGCCACAAACACCAACTCTGCCGCTATCAATAATCAATTGGCAGCAGCCACTTATTCGCTTTGAGCAAGTCAGTTTCCAATACGCCAATCAACCACTTCTCAATAACCTTAGCTTTAGCATTAATCCTGGTGAAACCGTGGCCTTAGTCGGAGCCAGTGGCGGTGGTAAAAGCACTATTGCCCAATTACTGTTAGGCCTTTATCAACCAGACAGTGGACGCATTACACTCAACCAGCAACCCATTGCCGCCCTTGGTTATTCGGCCATTCGCCAACACATTGCAATGGTAATGCAGCAACCAGCCCTGTTTAATAGTAGCGTGCGCGATAACTTGCTACTGGGTCGTCAAGCCACTGACAGCGACTGCTGGCAAGCACTTCGCATTGCACAATTGGCCGACACCGTAGAGCAGATGCCCGAACAACTGGATACGTTAATTGGCCGCTCTGGAATTAAGTTATCTGGCGGCCAAAAACAGCGTCTTGCCATCGCCCGAATGATTATGAGCAATCCGCAAATGATCATTTTAGATGAGGCTACCTCTGCGGTAGATACACTTACTGAACAGGCACTGCACCAACAACTAAGTCAGTTTTTACAAGGCAAAACCACGTTAATTATTGCCCACCGTTTAAGCGCCGTACTGCAAGCCGATCGGGTATTGGTGTTAGCTGACGGGCAAATTGTGCAGCAAGGAACCCATCAGCAATTACTCCAACAACCAGGGCTGTATCAGCAGCTGTATGGCAGTTTGCAGCTCTAA
- a CDS encoding KdsC family phosphatase translates to MFSHLPQDFAERAQQIKLAVFDVDGVLSDGQLYFMADGSEAKAFSTLDGQGMKLLQQSGVELAIITGRASKAVEHRVKNLGINYLYQAREDKITALNELLADLDLSYAQVAYLGDDLPDLAVIRRVGIGAAVNNAHFFVKQHAYFTTHTNGGFGAAREFCDALMHGQGTLDAVLQRYL, encoded by the coding sequence ATGTTTAGTCACCTACCACAAGATTTTGCCGAACGTGCACAACAAATTAAACTAGCCGTGTTTGACGTAGATGGCGTGCTCAGTGATGGCCAGCTTTATTTTATGGCCGATGGCAGTGAAGCCAAAGCCTTCAGCACGCTCGATGGCCAAGGAATGAAACTGTTACAGCAGTCAGGAGTCGAATTGGCGATTATTACAGGCCGCGCCTCGAAAGCAGTGGAGCATCGGGTAAAAAACCTAGGGATTAACTACCTTTATCAAGCCCGTGAAGATAAAATAACCGCCCTTAACGAACTGCTGGCTGATCTTGATTTAAGTTACGCTCAGGTAGCTTATCTAGGAGATGATCTGCCAGACTTAGCAGTTATTCGCCGAGTAGGCATTGGCGCTGCGGTAAATAACGCGCACTTTTTCGTTAAACAGCATGCTTATTTCACCACCCATACTAACGGCGGTTTTGGTGCTGCCCGTGAGTTTTGTGATGCACTGATGCATGGCCAAGGCACCTTAGATGCTGTACTGCAGCGCTATTTATAA
- the lptB gene encoding LPS export ABC transporter ATP-binding protein encodes MSILKAQHLAKSYKGRQVVKDVSLSIESGQIVGLLGPNGAGKTTCFYMIVGLVKADKGQVMIDDQDLSFAPMHGRAKAGLGYLPQEASIFRKLTVTDNILAILETRKELNQQQRLAALEELLQEFNITHIRDSLGMSLSGGERRRVEIARALATNPKFILLDEPFAGVDPISVGDIKQIIKHLKSKGIGVLITDHNVRETLDICELAYIVSEGTIIEAGDAEKVLSNQRVKEVYLGHEFRL; translated from the coding sequence ATGAGCATACTTAAAGCCCAGCACTTGGCTAAAAGTTACAAAGGCCGCCAAGTGGTTAAAGACGTTAGCCTCAGCATTGAAAGCGGACAAATTGTTGGCTTACTTGGCCCCAATGGCGCAGGAAAAACCACCTGCTTCTATATGATTGTCGGCTTAGTTAAAGCCGATAAGGGCCAAGTCATGATTGACGATCAAGACCTTAGCTTTGCACCCATGCACGGCCGAGCTAAAGCGGGCCTTGGCTACCTGCCTCAAGAGGCTTCAATTTTTCGCAAGCTAACCGTAACCGACAATATTCTGGCCATTCTAGAAACCCGTAAAGAGCTTAATCAACAACAGCGCTTAGCGGCCCTAGAAGAACTATTGCAAGAGTTTAATATCACCCATATCCGTGACAGTCTCGGCATGAGTTTATCTGGCGGCGAGCGTCGCCGGGTTGAAATTGCCCGCGCCCTAGCCACCAATCCTAAGTTTATTTTATTGGATGAACCCTTTGCTGGGGTTGACCCAATTTCGGTGGGTGATATCAAACAAATTATTAAGCACCTCAAAAGCAAAGGCATTGGCGTACTGATCACCGATCACAACGTACGTGAAACCTTGGATATTTGTGAGCTGGCGTATATCGTCAGTGAAGGCACCATTATTGAAGCCGGAGATGCGGAGAAAGTGCTGTCGAATCAGCGCGTTAAAGAAGTTTACCTCGGCCATGAGTTTAGGCTGTAA
- the mlaD gene encoding outer membrane lipid asymmetry maintenance protein MlaD has translation MRSRTLEITVGLFLLAGVLALVLLALRVSGLSFHGHTDTYRVYAYFDNTSGLTTRAKVTMAGVTVGKVAAIELDHEGFSSKVSLDLDSKVNNLPLDTTASILTAGLLGEKYISLSVGGEDEVLEDQSVITDTQSSLVLEELIGKFLLNSVNSSDKE, from the coding sequence ATGCGCAGCCGTACGCTTGAAATTACAGTAGGTTTATTTTTATTGGCTGGTGTGCTGGCGCTGGTGTTGTTGGCGTTGCGGGTCAGTGGTTTATCCTTTCATGGTCATACCGACACTTACCGAGTGTATGCTTATTTTGATAACACCTCGGGGTTAACTACTCGAGCTAAGGTCACTATGGCTGGAGTCACAGTGGGAAAAGTAGCTGCGATTGAGCTAGATCATGAGGGCTTTAGTAGTAAAGTCAGCTTGGATCTTGATAGCAAGGTCAACAACTTGCCGCTAGATACAACCGCCTCGATTTTGACCGCAGGATTGCTCGGTGAAAAGTACATTAGCCTCAGTGTCGGTGGTGAAGATGAGGTCTTAGAAGATCAGTCAGTGATCACTGATACCCAGTCTTCATTGGTGCTAGAAGAACTAATCGGTAAATTTTTATTAAACTCAGTTAATTCATCGGATAAAGAGTGA
- a CDS encoding DsbA family protein — MMPTANATTRLLYVMDPMCSWCWGFAPVIAQLVELAADYGVDTEIRVGGLRQEHQPLSPDKRRYILQHWQTVAATTKQPFNFAQGLGPDFIYDTEPACRALLAAQQLDQANNTAQRWSYLKTLQTAFYCQAQTLTEPVLIQLAQRCDYPSAEFTELLSSDCLKQQTEQQFAWVRQLPSSGFPSVFISHQQQLLLLTNGYQPAEQLAPQLRAWLMAHA; from the coding sequence ATGATGCCAACTGCCAACGCAACCACCCGCCTCCTCTATGTGATGGACCCTATGTGTTCTTGGTGCTGGGGGTTTGCCCCGGTGATCGCACAGTTGGTTGAGTTAGCCGCTGACTACGGCGTTGACACTGAGATTCGAGTTGGCGGCCTGCGCCAAGAGCATCAACCTTTAAGCCCAGACAAACGGCGTTATATTCTGCAACACTGGCAAACAGTCGCTGCTACCACCAAGCAACCATTTAACTTTGCCCAAGGATTGGGGCCGGACTTTATCTACGATACCGAACCGGCTTGCCGTGCTCTACTTGCTGCGCAACAGCTAGATCAAGCCAACAACACAGCTCAACGCTGGTCGTACCTTAAGACCTTACAAACTGCCTTTTACTGCCAAGCTCAAACACTAACTGAGCCAGTACTCATTCAGCTAGCACAGCGCTGCGACTACCCAAGCGCTGAGTTTACTGAATTATTGAGCAGCGATTGCCTAAAGCAGCAAACCGAACAACAATTTGCTTGGGTCAGACAGCTGCCTTCTAGCGGCTTTCCTAGTGTGTTTATTAGCCATCAACAGCAATTATTGCTATTGACCAATGGCTACCAACCTGCAGAGCAGCTCGCTCCTCAATTACGCGCTTGGTTAATGGCCCATGCCTAA